From a region of the Verrucomicrobiia bacterium genome:
- a CDS encoding YebC/PmpR family DNA-binding transcriptional regulator: MAGHSKWAKVKTFKGAIDAKRGRIFAKLAKEISIAAKISGGDPDMNPRLRMALLRSRAANMPNDNIERAIKKGTGGGETGNFEDLTYEVYGPHGVAMLVELSTDNRNRTASEIRSLLTKNGGTIAAAGAVSRLFHRRGQLIVQRDAAVEDAVMEIALEAGAEDFKAEPEGYEILTDPAHFEAVHKQLEAKGIKCASAEITSLPTLTIPLADPAAVKAVTHLTDLLEDHEDVKEVYSNAEFSEAAA; this comes from the coding sequence GACGCCAAGCGCGGACGCATCTTTGCCAAGCTCGCGAAGGAAATTTCCATTGCCGCAAAAATTAGCGGCGGCGATCCCGATATGAATCCGCGCCTGCGCATGGCGCTGCTTCGCAGTCGCGCGGCGAACATGCCGAATGATAATATCGAGCGCGCCATCAAGAAGGGAACCGGTGGCGGCGAGACGGGAAATTTCGAGGACCTCACGTACGAAGTTTACGGGCCGCATGGCGTCGCGATGCTCGTCGAACTGAGCACAGACAATCGTAATCGCACGGCATCGGAGATTCGCAGTTTGCTCACGAAGAACGGCGGCACGATCGCCGCGGCGGGCGCGGTAAGCCGGCTGTTTCATCGCCGCGGGCAACTCATCGTGCAGCGCGACGCAGCGGTGGAAGATGCGGTGATGGAAATTGCGCTCGAAGCGGGTGCGGAGGATTTCAAAGCGGAGCCGGAGGGTTATGAAATTTTGACGGACCCGGCGCATTTCGAAGCTGTCCACAAACAGCTTGAGGCGAAAGGCATCAAGTGTGCCTCCGCCGAAATCACTTCGCTGCCGACGCTCACGATTCCGCTGGCGGATCCTGCCGCGGTCAAGGCCGTCACGCATCTCACCGATCTGCTCGAAGATCACGAAGACGTGAAGGAAGTTTATTCCAACGCGGAATTTTCCGAAGCGGCCGCGTGA